DNA from Magnolia sinica isolate HGM2019 chromosome 19, MsV1, whole genome shotgun sequence:
atgtgggccacaccttcaatgtgggtcgcCCCATCATGCAAGGCTCGCCTTGGATGCGGGACATTCATCCTaaagggccaacctttgatgtggaccatccattacgtggggcccactttgatttgggtcatccatcatgtggggaccaacttcaatgtccactacccatcttatggagcccacctttgatctaGATCACcctatcatgtaggccccacctttgaagtgggtcatccatcataccgGCATGCTTTAGATGTGAGCTAGTTATATgcggacctttgatgtggaccatccaataTGTGAGCCTATGTTAATATgcggccatccatcatgtgttgcccaccttgatgtggaccatccatcatgtgggccccacatttgatacgaaagtccatcatgtggggcctcctttgatatagACTATGAGAGGGAGCCGCCTTTGATATGAATGGTGAGATGGCTGGTAAGGGAGAGAAAGGTAGAAAACTAATAacttaaaaaactaaaataaaaaaataaaaaaacaaaaaaaaataaattaaaatttttgttaagataagttacttgttaCGAGGAAATCTGAGCAGGACCAATAACAGCAGACCTGGGCAAACCAAACTGATTCATAAGGCCTCGGAAATGAAATATTACATTGGGTCCGATCAAGCTTCCGAACTATGGTCCTAGGTTGGCCGAGCCGAGCTCTTCTTCAGGGAACTGCAACCTTGGGTCGCTCTCCTTCGAGGAGTCACGACTCTAGATCGAAACTTTCATTTAAAAGAACTACGGCCCTGGATCAACCAAGCATAACTCATCCTCGACCCAGAGGCCGATGACTAAGACTAGAACAGGTACGCCCGGCAGACTCCGATTCTTGTGCTCCTATTATAAGACCCAACCATAGGCTCGAGGGACCGAATTGCGAGACTAACCCAAGTACGGACATGGTCGAAGATCACACCTATAGATATGTCCCATTAAGGTATACGGGAGAATGATCTGGCGCATGATCTAAAGATAGAGGCCGATATCTCCGCGCGCCGACATCTGCTTGATGGAGTAAATTGTGCCGAGATTGACGATCATGATCTTTTCGCCCCACATGTATAAATACCAGAGAAACCCATTGCAACAGGTATGCAAtatctcacacctctcatctacTCTACACAAGTTAGACCAgttttcctagcctgactttggcatcagagggtcccttgcTTGAGTCAGAGTCCCCTTTGTTAACCGCTTTGTGCAGGACTAAGGCACGGTAGAAGGTGTTTCAGATTCTTACATCAACATTACTCATACAATAATGCTTACGGAACTAACTCAAGTgaagacaaaaataaaaacatttggAGAGAGAGGATGAAAAAGACTACTAGTTGCAAGTGTAGAAACCTTGGAGAGAGGATGAAAAAGACCACCGAGAGAGAATGTTTAAAAGATGAATATATAAGAATAAATATAAAAAAGTAACAGAGTAGCGGTAAAAAAGAGTTATCTTCTGACCAAATTTTGAACTGTTCAAGCCAAGCCTATTCAAAATCTTAATTTTGCCAAGCCCAAGTCTTTAATTTACCTATAATTTCATTAGTAGAAGATGATCAGACATATTAAAGATTTTAGTCTCCACCTAGAGTTATAATGTGAAAATGGACCGAAATAGTTTGGGCCAGTCATTTTGGTGCCTCGAGTATTTAAATGCATTAACCTAAAATTTGAACATGAGAAAAGTCTGTGCACATCTCAAGGCTTTCCAGCGACATCATGttataaagttttcaattttaaatGCATCAAAAATGCCTTGCAGATGGGCATTTTAGGGCCCCTTTGGATAGcaccaaataagttacctttTCTAATTAATTAATGGAGTGGATATTATATcaacaacatagtgggcccaaaAACAATGCATGGTGGGTGGAGTCGTATTGACATTATTCCGAGTGGTGTCGCCCACATAAGCTGTGGATTGATTTTTGTTGTATGAAGTGGGATGTGGATTGTCTACAGACCCAACCCGGCTCTGGAGAgtccatcctgatgatgtatgtcttttatccactcatccgttcatccgtttttctagatcagttttagggtatgagcacaaaaaatgaggcagatcgaaagttctaacataccacaagaaaacaggGGATTCATGATGTCCACGTTGGAACCTTCtcagggcccacggtgatgtttatttgtcatccaacctcctcataaggtcacacagacatggaaaacacaaataaaagattgattcaaaacttttggagcccacaagaagttttcaactgtaggtgttcaatctgtttgctatggtgtggttcacttgagctttggatttggttCGATTTTTAAattatggcctaaaatgatctggaaaaacagatggacggagtggataaaacgcatacatcacggtggggtccataagAGTCCCTACAGCACGTGGCTACGTGGCGTTGggttcaccacgcaatccgcgtcgaaGAAATCACAATATGCGAAATCTACTACTTTATATGGTACGATAATACCACAGAAACACAAATAACAGACGAGAGAAATCATATAAATATCAACCACGATCTGATGATCTGAACCGCTGATCAGATCGACCCTATAGTGTTGGACATAGATCAGCTGGAAACTTTCCAGGTCAGAAAATCTCAACCCCTCAATCAATGGCAAATAGATACACAATTACAGCAATGGACCCCGCTTAACAGAAAACGGTCCAAATAATCGACCGTCAGACGGTTTAGATACAGCAAGCCCCCAAGTGTCCATAACGATCAATGCACGTGCAAGATGCTGGGATTGATCGGCACGTGCAAACAATTTCACTCATTCGTAGCTGGGGGAGGAGGAACAGACATGCTCCTGGAAGGATTCCGGTTAGGTGCACGAACAACGGTAGAGAATAACTCCTTATCGGAAAACCACTTCTCCCGTCGGGAAACCGCCATTCCCGGAATTCTTCTCCGTCCGACGACGTTCTCCTCGTTCACCATACGTGTGACTAGATCATGTGGTCCACTGAAATTATGCTCTAGTGATAATGCGGCGACAGCGACTTCCACAGGAAAACTGCTAATGAATGCTATAAGGATGATCGCTAGAGGCTGCAGcttcattgagagagagagagagggagaaagagagagagagagagagagagagagagagagagaggagtgggggCAAGAAAATGCATGTGTGATAGCAACTATATATAAAAACTGTACAGCACTTGTTGCAAGCAGCATGGGTGGTAcactaagctctgtggggcccacttgttctTTTTCTgacatccagtccattcattaggtgaAACCTTTTtaacaaaaatcagaaaaatcggCTATAAAagtctaaagtgggccacatcaatgtagATGGTGGGAAATATATAAGCACCTATCAATAACatctgttatgggaaaatccgAGCCGAACACGACAAAGGTCGACTTGGAAAAGTCGACGAACAGAGCCTTGGACTGATAATAGTTCATCTGCACCGACCTAgttccaagttcttttgtagagatTTGACACTGACCTGGAACCCGGAAGAAGTCATTACACATTCGATCCTTTGGCTCCGACCAAGATCTACTCGCCCATGAGCTCAGATGGTCGTGAGTGAAGCTTAGATTTTAGGGTCGGTTCAGATGAAAACATGGTCGATGATTATGCCAAGGAGTTAACTCCAGTAACGCATGTCTAGAGCAACATCCGGTGCACGATCTTCGTGTAACGGCCCATATCAGCATACGCGTAGCTCTCGCTTAATGGCAGAGATCGTACCGAGATTGACGGGCACATTCACTCCAAtcaaaaggtataaatagggaataTATCAACAGGAACAGGTACATGAGATCTCACACAATAAGTCTACTCtacacaacttagacccagattcctagcctgactttggcatcagatggtcccttgctctagccagAGTCTCCTTTATCCTTCTCTTGTACAGGTTATGGGGCCCGGTTTGAATACTCGGAGTTCAACAAAGGGTGAACCAGAttgttgcatcaacaacatccatgttgaaaatattaataataataaaatttattgtTTCATAGGAACATCTTAAAAAGATTAggtaaaagatgaaaattttcagCAATGGTAAATTGCAATCCAAACACCTCCTGAGAGAAACATGTTTACATGGCGTATAAATTAAAGTATTGTAAAATACAATTATTAATAGTAAGCTTTCATTTTATATGTGTCTAGTTATTTCTTGTCAAAAAActtaatgtaatatatatatatatatatatatatagacacacacactcAACTAAACCGCACTATTGAAAACGGTGTACTGGGAAATTAATGTCTACCTTCCAAACAGTTTGGTGTAATCCACCTAATCAAGGATTGTACTTAATTTTGGGCCTCATGTCTAAATACTTTTCGGCATCCAATGATttaagtggattttacataatcaTCATGATGAGCTCCGTAGAGTACAAAAATAATGATGGATGTCTCTCTCACAATtgttttcttttatatgtttcatTTGAGTTACAAGTCAGGTTAATTAGGCTGGATCCTTACCTTAGTGGTAAACTATGAGTTTCATCACGAGGTCTTAGGTTTGATACCCATAGATGATGAAATCCCACTACCGCGTACGTTGGTGTGGGtaaaaaaacctaaaaataaataaataagttggGTTAATTTTTCGAATcgtgagctaaaaaataaaataaattatcttAATAGTCAAAGTGAATTTCAAATACACATCCCAGTCTTGTCATTATGGTGGGTCTTGACAGTTTCACGCGCTAAGGAAAGCCGGtgaaagggcattttggtcattgtgAGTAAGACAAAGACAATGGACAAAGTCAAATTTTAGCCAAGACAGGACACGCAAGACGTAGGAGGAATACCTATGAGGCTCAGGGAGAGAGTTGTGTGATACTCGTGCATGTCAAAATTCTACACTTTAtgcatttttttcaaatcaaaccgtccaaaaagACGACGTCAGTTCAGATTGATCAACTGATCAAAAAATTTCACCGATCTATATAATAACTAACCGATTGATTGATTTCTGCATGGTTAAGAGATTGGAATTAtttaatcaatctgattttggggaaATACCCCATTTATAGAGGGCCCCGGAGTTTGGACTATTTAAAATGAGCTACTTATATTCCCTATGTACAAATTTGAGTACATGTATATGAAACATCActctcttccagagtatcaaataactccccgcTTTCAACCTCTATAGTTAACCTCGGTAGACTTTATTAATCCCCCATTCTGGTTTAATGAAAATGATACATCGGTCCCTGTCATAATACGATAACATCCTCCTCCAACCGTCCACGTGGCAGGATAAACAGTAGATCAGGACCAATCACTTGGTGCAATTTGTCACGGATGGACCGTACTCAGAGCAGGTGATCCTCATCATCCGCTCGAACAGACGGCTAAAGGCAAAACATTCAAGGGAAAACGTCATTTGTCTAGCTATGATTTTCTATAGATCATCCATAAAAGGCCGAATTCattaaatggacggtccagatccatcTTATATCATGCCACATGTACGGTGGAAGGTAGCTCTCGTTTGATAGGGACTCCTCTATAGTTAACACGCTTCCAGGCTGTCATCCATGACAGCAAGTGGACTCGAAGAAGGCAAAAAAGTCGAAGTGAACGATTTGACAAAACCACGTTTTCAGCCGCCTGTGCATGCATAAATCCTCGCCGAATCTGTAGAGCCGTTACTGTCTTGTAATCTTCTCGATGGGTGGTTTTCCGGTGATGCCTTTCgtccttcttctcctcctcctgaGCGGTTTTCCGGCGAGCTCGGCCTTACTGCCTCCTGGTAATTCTTCTGATGAATATAAGCCGTTGATATGCCAGATGGCCAAAAAACCTGCTGATTTGAGATCCCACCGACCAAACGTACATATTGAAATCCAGGACGTTGTTTTTTTCTGATTCGGAATTGTATGTGCGGTTAGGATCTCTAATCAGCGAGAATTTAGCCCAATGGTGGGTCCTTCTAGATGAACGGCTGTGCTAAGATGGGCTGTTTTACTTCTCATGACTGCTCAATAACTCAACCgttcatatgggtcccaccttggatcaccaatcttaacctctgatcagtggccaaaaaaaaaagacgGCTAATCAGACAGCTACGATTGCTCAATCGATGATATGCAGCTAATCAAAAGGCCGGGTCAAACAGATGAACCGTCTAGATCACGAACGGGCCCACTGGGACACTTTGCTCATATTAGTCTCTTGCAATCTCTCCCCCTTAAACATGCTTTATTCCTCTACATTTAGTTCACATTTGCTGTGTTTCTGTTCTAATGCTTAAGGTGCTGAGAAGGGATTGTGGCGGTCTTCCAGCTACCGTGGAAGTTCTAGAAAGATGGTTGCCGGCACCAACATAGAGGTTTCCGGCAACTCGAGCGGTTTTAAAAAGTATCAACCAGTTCCCGGTGAGGAGAGGCCAAGGTTTCGGAGACTGCGAGGAGGCTTCAGGGACGGGCCGCCATCGCCAGTTTGGAACAGACACAGATCGTTTAACTCAAAAGCACCTCCTCCACTAATAGCTTAATGGATGTTTTAATATCATTTATCCAAGACTTCAATTGCTTTTCAAGATCAATAGAATAAAAAAACAGGAagcctctttctttcattttttttcctttacagTTTCCGGGCAATACCTTGTGTTGAGTGGTCACTTCCAGAAATTGGACTGTGAACCGTCCATCTAGCGGTCGCTGCCGAGGATGGGCCATGATCAAGAAATTGCATTGCCATGTGATGCTCAACAATTGAACAGAGTTTTGTTGATTTTTGTATAGGTGTCGCAAGAAAATCATCAAATAACCGACTGGTATAACTAGATTAATTTGATGGTGGCCCCATCAAATTGTCGCCATCTGGATGGACGTTCAAGATCGTGAAATGGACAAATATAGGGGAAGATATGGTGCCCCGGTGCATTACGCAGGCAAAAGTTTCCTCGGTGGGTGGTTAGGATCAATTTTTTTGAGCTATGGCAAACCAACTGCAGAGCCCTCTGTTATTTTCAAAATGGAAAATCCACACTGCATCTGGCATGGGGTACACATGTATGATGATCCCAACTAAGCATCCTACTGTCTCGACCGTTGATCAGGCACTGGCCAAAATTGATCAATGAATGAAAGCCATTGCTTATCGTTCATTCATTTGTATCAATGATTAAACAGCTAGGATCATCCAAACATTCTGAAATGTGGAGTATTTGAAAGGTACGGGAAAAGGGCCAATAGGACATCGGTGGAGGCAGCAAGAGAGAAAATTTGCTGACCTACTGTCTAACTTATGGCCCTCGGTAGAATAGAAttgcagaacaggattcatgtagccaaccccaaaaTTACTTAGGATCAGAtatgcttagatgatgatgatcctgCAAGCTATTTGAAATACCAATTACCGGTTTCTATGCGTTATAGACAGTTCCTGAGAATTACACAACCATCAAATTCACCCCCAAGAAGGCAGGCCACTTATCAACTATCATGGATGATTACCAATTAAATCACAGAAATTACAATAAACAAACACCAAAAATTACTCATATGACTTTGCATGTCTGAAATCGTATGACAACGATGAGGCGGAGAATTTGCCACATCTAGACAGTGGAGGTAATGACCTAAAAGAATATTTGTATAAAACTATCTTTATATTCTCAATTAAAAACATCAGGAAGAAATGAGCTAATGAAGGCCAAGAAGACGGAGTAGTTTCTTTGATTGATTTGGTCATCCTTGTTTGCTGCTAGCTTCTGctttctttttcctctctttGAGAAGATTAACCTGTGACTGTTTTCGATCTTTGCCAATCTGAAATGGAGAAACAACAAAATCGTGAGCTTGCTAGAAGCTCCACTGGCGCCATAATAATTGAACCTTGTTAAGAGTAACTCTTCTAAGCCTAACTCCAGCGAGTAGAAGAATGTCTGCCAGCAGACATGCGAGATCATGCCATTCATCAGGATGGGCTCCCTGTGCATGCAGCCtcggccaaaaatcaggccggccAACTCATCAGGTGGAGCATATGTATGAAAGAAACGGATGGTAGAGAATATTGACTAATTGTCAACAATGAGCTGCGCAAATTTGGTCCACCGGATTTTGTGCCACAATAAGatacatgggtcccaccagatgaacagcccCGATCTCATAAGTTGTTACCCTAGCACATGTGTGCGACTGTCAGATTGTTTATGCTGCATTGGAATGTCTCTTTCAAGTGCAAATTTCTTTGGTAAATTCCACCTTCATGGAATAACATATTGCACAATCCTCATACATAACTGTACACATGCATCCACGCACACGAGATGGGAATCATAAGTACCTGCATTGCTTCATATAGCTTCCTCTTTTTACGCGGCATCAGAACCTTGGACATGTTGCGGGTATCCTCAACAACTTGCTCTGGATCGAGGAGAGAATCAACCTTAGCTTCAGCATCTTCAGCCAAGCTCTCTGTGTTCTTGTTCGATAAAGTGGCTGAATATGTGACACCCTGAAGTTCCTTTTTCAATTCATCATGGTACTGCTTCTCGAGAATAGACATCTGCAAACACCATTGACATTGTCAGCAGATTAATCGTTATACAATTGTGAAGAATTGGCATAGAATCAAAAGGAGTTATACCTTTCGCTTCTTCTCAGCTGCTTCACTTGCTTCGGTCCGATCAATGATGCCCTCAGCAAGAAGATGCTGGGGATCATCCATATCTTGATTGTCTATGGGAAGGAGTTGCTTCTTTGCTGTCGCTTGCAGCCGTTTAATTGTTTCTGCATACTCAGGAACATATCCTTCAGCCTCATTGTCGACAAAAGGTGATAAGTGCGGTGGAGGTACCCTGTTAAaggacattaaaaaaaataaaagtaaaattaaaaGTCATGGTGAAATATCTCAAAGCATGTGATTTTCATTGTGGAAAGCATTTTCTACGACAGGAATCTAAATCTTATATTTGTTAGTTGCGtcaacaaaatcaaaatcaaaatgtgTAAAATAAATATTTGATACATTGACACAAACATGAATGATGTAAAAGATAGAGCTCAAGTAGACAGCTATGAGGTCCGTAGAATTAAAATAAAGAAGCTGATCCGGTGCCTCTAGAGGCATGCCTCCAGGGTTGCTCCACGTGGCACATACACAAGGAACCATTAATCCAGCTCATCAAATAATTAATGTGCCATACATGCATATCACACTGTTGGGACAATTCTAAGAATTCAATTGATGGGGTACAAATGGAAACTAGAAGTCAAAACTCAGAAATGGCTCATATTCTTCAGAAAGTTCATCTGTTGGATGATTAGGATAGTTCGCAAGGCAATTTTTTGTTGGTGGCCAATCACCGAAGAGCCCATCGATGCATTGTTTCAGATCATGGCACATTCTGCGTGTAAGGGTAGATGTGTGTCTATAGAGATATCGTTCCCATCCCTTAAATAGAGTAGATGTTAAGAACAAAACAAATAGAGATTATGAGGTCCATTTATAGGAAATAAAATACAACCATATAATCCATCATGAGGGAAAATAACCCATTCTATGGCCACCAGAAGCACTAAACACAAGATGCTAGATCATAATCTTCCATAGCAGAGTTCCTCAACAAAAATCCGAACACACAACCAGTGAACCTTTGTACGCTAAAACTCTCTCCTTCTAGATGGCACCTAATACCCAATCGCTTGGCAACCAAGACCCAACCCAGGTCACCTAACTGAAACCTGACCAACCACAGAAAACAGTCACTCCTCTCCTTGAGGTCACTTCTAGTTGTATCATCTTCCCAATGCCACTCTAACCAGGCTGCCAAATGAAACTATTCCACACAATCATAGCAAGGAGCCTTTGGACTCAAGGAATACCATATAACCCAAAATGGAAATTCATTTTACTTGATAACTTCAACACAAATTGTTCATCAGCATGTCTACTGTGCAGCAGCACAAAGACACGTAACTAAATGGAACATGCAAGTGTCAAGTACCCAACTCATATTGGAACTACGTGGAATCTAAAAACCCATTAAGCTTCAAATGCCCAAGAAATACCTGCATCTCATATAATATAAGTATATAACTACATTAATAAGGCACCTGCTCGGCAATAACatttaaaatgcatacatcaccaAAATGGCAACCTAAATCAAACAATAAAATTCCCATCCCTGAAATATGGAATGACTATATCAAATCTCTCAGGTTGATGAACAACCTTGAGATTCAATATTTTTGAGTTACCAGCCATAACAAAATAATGCATATTTTGTAAGTACCTTCCAACCGTGTATGCATCCGTTGGTAGAATAATCCGGGCATTTACACAATCATAAATCCACTGGGGCTGCACATATTCTCTAGAGAGAAATATGTGACCCTGGGTCGGCCTATCAACAATCTGCACAGAAGCAGCAGGCAGTCAGCAAATACCAACACTTCAACAGGATTAGAGAGTCCGGAAGGCATATAAATCACAAACTGTAGTGTATAAATGAGCAACTACTCAACAAGCAATACATAATGGAAGTGAAGTTTTATGGATGCAGTCAAGTAAAATACTTAACGTGTATACATGCTCAATAACCAAGGGTTTCCTTCCACCATTTTCAGATTTGAAAGAGGACACATGCAAGAATTGAATCACATGAAATTCCAGTTAGAAAGTAAGCATGTCAGCATTTGTTGTCTGTGCATCTCTTTTCTCATCCAATGGTTttgcttcttccttttctttttcctcctCTAATCGATTCTCTGTGTATCTTAATTTAGTACACCAATGAAAGAGGATACTGAAGTTATGGTAAAACACTTGACAAGTGAAAGATCACAGATCTGACCGTCCACTGCTAGGAAATAATTTCTTAGAATGCAACTGGTCGTCCCCTGGTTACAAGGATGGTTCCAGTCAGGGTTTCTAAGGAGAGATGAAATCTCACAGAATCAATGTATCTTGAAATGGCTGACTCAGTTAACATATTTTGTGAACAGCTGAAAATCATATcttcataaaaaagaaagaaacagccAATCTACATAGTTCTGCATAGGAGCAAGTTATCATGCTGCATGTATTATAGCATTTAGAATATGGTTGAGAAGGCTTGGGTGGATCAGCTGGCAAGCCTTTCTTCAAGATAGGAAATCTTCATGGAGGCCTTCTGGTTTTACGACATACAAAGGCAAGGGTGGATGTAAAATCAAAAGAAACTTTCTTATTCTGAACAACTTACCAATCCGGACAAGCCTACACAGTATTTTGTCGGAATAGTCACTGAGGGCTTGAGTTAAAATCTATAGCCAGGACTCCAGAAAGCAAATTGTTTTGTTACCTTGGCTCCATATCTTGAAAGGATGGAGAGATCGACCGGTATGCTTCCAACAGAACTAGAGCTAGCCAATCTTAGTGACTCTACATAGATGCAAATGATAATGCTATACataaacagtgtggatcaaaAGATGGTTGAGAAGGCTTGGGTTGGGTGGATTGATAAGTCGTTGTTCACATACAAAGACGAGCTGAGGTGGTAGATGCCATCAATCAGAAGAATCTTTCATAGTTTGAACGATTCGCCAATCCAACCAAGCTTACTCAATCATCTTTAGTAGGAATGGTCAATATGGAAGGCGAGGCAACAGTTAAAGACGATGGCTAAGGGTTATCATTGACTCGATAACCAGGTCGTAGCAAGTTTCACCATAGAGTTCTTACACTCTATTCCAACATGCACAATAGAACATTTTTCAGGAACAGTTTTTCCAGTTGGAGGCTTTCCGGCTTGGAAATTAGGTCTCATTCAGCTAGCTGATGATAGGGTTTTTGGCAGTGCAGTTACCTCTCTCTGTATTCTTGGATATTTATCAGTTTCCATCCCTTCATCAAGATAACTAGTAAAATAAATAACAATTGAGTAATCATTTTTCTAGAGatgatgatattttattaaagaaGAAAACAGATTTTAGTGGAAATAACACTAATAATACACCCCAAACACAATTCAGAACGTATAGCCCATTTCTTAGGTATAGACAAACTTATCCATAAATGAACATTAAGTGGAAAAGGAAACATACCTGATGGGTAATGTCTTCATCAGCTTCTCTAAAAGGAGCACCATCTCCATCCCAAGAAACTGTACCTCCAAAAGCTGGAATGGTGAAAAGCAATGACTCCCTTGGGACCTAAGTGTATACTGGAATTATCAATACTAcgaataaataaagaaaatggaTGAGGAAACACATAAAGACAATTGATATAATAACAAACCACCATATGGGGAAAAGAGATCCAGCTTGAAAGTGAAGGGAATATGGAAATTCTAATAGGCAGGTATACTAGGAAAATATTCAGCCTAGCAAAGTACTCCATATGGAATAACACCAAATAGGTTCCACACAAACTGATACAAGTCAGAAGTATGCAAAAGAAAATCATTATACAAGTAATTACACAAAAGATAGACAAGCATACCTCACGACTCAAGAAGAACTTCAAATTTTTAAAGAGAGTCTTGCACTCTCTGGTCTccttatcttcttcttcatccttgccAGAGGCATCCTCAACAAGGTGCATCAGGGCGCCTGGTTCATTGGCAGGAAGCTGGTGTTGAAGTTGAGCAAGTCTTAGTTCAGATTCA
Protein-coding regions in this window:
- the LOC131235180 gene encoding uncharacterized protein LOC131235180, which produces MGGFPVMPFVLLLLLLSGFPASSALLPPGAEKGLWRSSSYRGSSRKMVAGTNIEVSGNSSGFKKYQPVPGEERPRFRRLRGGFRDGPPSPVWNRHRSFNSKAPPPLIA
- the LOC131235175 gene encoding pescadillo homolog, with protein sequence MPKHYRPPGKKKEGNAAKYITRTKAVHYLQVNLSTFRRLCILKGVFPRDPKKKVEGNHKTYYHMKDILFLAHDPLLEKFRDIRAYDRKVKKALAKKNRDLADRLLSRKPSYTLDRLIRERYPKFIDALRDLDDCLTMVHLFAALPAVESERIAVKRIHNCRRLSHEWQAYISRTHKLRKTFISVKGIYYQAEVEGQKITWLTPHALQQVLTDDVDFNVMLTFLEFYETLLAFVNFKLYHSINVKYPPILDPRLEALAAELYALSRYVAANARAALPEPQASGTGSEQSEVEKNETQNDESELRLAQLQHQLPANEPGALMHLVEDASGKDEEEDKETRECKTLFKNLKFFLSREVPRESLLFTIPAFGGTVSWDGDGAPFREADEDITHQIVDRPTQGHIFLSREYVQPQWIYDCVNARIILPTDAYTVGRVPPPHLSPFVDNEAEGYVPEYAETIKRLQATAKKQLLPIDNQDMDDPQHLLAEGIIDRTEASEAAEKKRKMSILEKQYHDELKKELQGVTYSATLSNKNTESLAEDAEAKVDSLLDPEQVVEDTRNMSKVLMPRKKRKLYEAMQIGKDRKQSQVNLLKERKKKAEASSKQG